A part of Streptomyces sp. NBC_01235 genomic DNA contains:
- a CDS encoding cold-shock protein yields the protein MATGTVKWFNAEKGFGFIAQEGGGPDVFVHYSAINAQGFRSLEENQQVSFDVTQGPKGPQAENVTPV from the coding sequence ATGGCTACCGGAACCGTGAAGTGGTTCAACGCCGAAAAGGGCTTTGGCTTCATCGCCCAGGAAGGCGGCGGCCCCGACGTCTTCGTCCACTACTCCGCGATCAACGCGCAGGGTTTCCGTTCGCTCGAGGAGAACCAGCAGGTCTCCTTCGACGTGACGCAGGGCCCGAAGGGTCCCCAGGCGGAGAACGTCACCCCCGTCTGA